The Campylobacter sp. genome contains the following window.
GATGATAGCTTCATCGTGGAATTTCCTCGCGCAAGTGCACAGGCGGCGGATGAGACTTTTGGAATAGAATTTAGCTCGCACGCCAGTTTATTTAAAATTTTATACTTTTTGCTAAAAAATCAAAGCGATTTTGAAAATATGGCGATGTTTGCGCTGAAATTTAATAACCGCGCATGTTTCGTCGTCGCCAACCAAGAGCGCGTGCTCTACGCCGATATAATGCGTATCGACGAGGAGATGCAGGCGGCGATGAGCGATACTGACGAGCTATTTTACGAGCTTTTAAATTTTCAGATCGAGACCTTCTACAAATCCGAAAATAGCGAGTTTCTCACCAACGTTTTCATCTACTCCGACGGCACACTTAGCAACGAGATCGGCTATGTGATTTTCACGCGCATCTTCATCAAAACAAATTTGATAAATCTAAATTTCGCCGATTACATCAACAAAATCGCGATGCTGGAAGCCCGCTAGATCAAATTTTTTGCTTCGCACCTAGGCAGAATTTTAAAATTTTATCTTTGCAATATTGCGCTTGCTTGATACGATTTAGTTGCCTGTTTGCGCCGCATTTTATTAAATTTTATCTCGCGTTACATAATGGATTTTGGCTGGGTAAAATCATTCGTATTTAAATCAGCTCGATTTTAAATTTAAGCTCATTTGCCGCAAAGATCCGTCTTGCGTCGTAAATTTTATCTTTTTCACGAATCCAGATTAATTTTGCGTAAAAAATTTTCTATCAAAGCTCGCCTTTGCTCCACGTCGTCGCTATCGCTAATGCCCTCTAACTCGCTTGCGTGATGCGCTTTGGGCGGGATATCTTTCAGATACGACCACACCTCGTCTTCGCTTAAAATTTTGCCGTGCAGATCAAAGCCTACGTTTAGCGCTCTGCCCGAAACCTCGGCGATATCTGCATGCAGGTGACCGTAGAGCATCAGCGCGCCATAATGGCAGTTTGCCCACTCGATCATTGGGTAGTGAGACAGAGCCGCTCTCTTATGCGATAGGCGCACAAAGGCATATCCCACGATCTGCTCAAACATAAAATTGCCGTCCGCCTTGCGTCCGCTTAGCAGTTCATTTTTCATCGCAGCAATCCGTCCATCGTGGTTACCGAGCACCAAAAAATGCCGCCCGTTTAGTCTGCGAAGTAACTCGCAAGTGTGCGCAAAATCCTTGTGAAAGGAGACGT
Protein-coding sequences here:
- a CDS encoding metallophosphoesterase; the encoded protein is MSVYFTSDLHFGHELVLKKYPNFRKGANVAEMDENLIAAWNALVTPEDLVYNLGDVSFHKDFAHTCELLRRLNGRHFLVLGNHDGRIAAMKNELLSGRKADGNFMFEQIVGYAFVRLSHKRAALSHYPMIEWANCHYGALMLYGHLHADIAEVSGRALNVGFDLHGKILSEDEVWSYLKDIPPKAHHASELEGISDSDDVEQRRALIENFLRKINLDS